Proteins encoded within one genomic window of Formosa agariphila KMM 3901:
- the atpD gene encoding F0F1 ATP synthase subunit beta has protein sequence MSKITGKVAQIVGPVIDVVFDSEGALPKIYDSLEITRPDGTLLVLEVQSHIGEDTVRTIAMDSSDGLSRGTEVVATGSPIQMPIGDDVYGRLFNVIGDAIDGLGNLPKTGDAGLPIHRQAPKFEDLSTSTEVLFTGIKVIDLIEPYAKGGKIGLFGGAGVGKTVLIQELINNIAKGHGGLSVFAGVGERTREGNDLLREMLESGIIKYGDDFMHSMEDGGWDLSKVDKNIMKESKATFVFGQMNEPPGARARVALSGLSIAEYFRDGAGDGQGKDVLFFVDNIFRFTQAGSEVSALLGRMPSAVGYQPTLATEMGAMQERITSTKTGSITSVQAVYVPADDLTDPAPATTFAHLDATTVLSRKIAELGIYPAVDPLDSTSRILTADILGKEHYECAQRVKELLQRYKELQDIIAILGMEELSEEDKLAVGRARRVQRFLSQPFHVAEQFTGIPGVLVDIKETIKGFNMIMSGDLDHLPEAAFNLKGSIEEAIETGDRMLAEA, from the coding sequence ATGTCAAAAATTACAGGTAAAGTTGCACAAATCGTTGGTCCAGTTATCGATGTTGTATTCGACTCAGAAGGAGCTCTTCCAAAAATTTACGATTCATTAGAAATCACAAGACCTGATGGTACACTTCTAGTATTAGAAGTACAATCTCACATTGGTGAGGACACTGTTCGTACAATCGCAATGGACTCTTCTGATGGATTAAGTAGAGGAACAGAAGTAGTTGCTACGGGTTCACCAATACAAATGCCAATTGGAGATGATGTTTACGGTAGACTTTTCAATGTAATTGGAGATGCTATTGATGGTTTAGGAAACTTGCCAAAAACAGGTGATGCTGGATTACCAATCCACAGACAAGCACCAAAATTCGAAGATTTATCAACGTCTACAGAAGTTTTATTCACAGGTATTAAAGTAATCGACTTAATTGAGCCTTACGCAAAAGGAGGTAAAATTGGTTTATTCGGTGGTGCTGGTGTTGGTAAAACAGTATTAATTCAGGAGTTGATTAACAATATTGCAAAAGGTCACGGTGGACTTTCAGTTTTTGCTGGAGTTGGAGAAAGAACTCGTGAAGGAAATGACCTTTTAAGAGAGATGTTAGAGTCTGGTATTATCAAATACGGAGATGACTTTATGCACTCTATGGAAGATGGAGGATGGGATTTATCTAAAGTAGATAAAAACATCATGAAAGAATCTAAAGCAACATTCGTATTCGGACAAATGAACGAACCACCTGGAGCACGTGCACGTGTTGCATTATCTGGTTTATCTATCGCAGAATATTTCCGTGATGGTGCTGGAGATGGTCAAGGAAAAGACGTTCTTTTCTTCGTAGATAACATTTTCCGTTTTACTCAAGCTGGTTCAGAGGTATCTGCATTATTAGGTCGTATGCCTTCTGCCGTAGGTTACCAACCAACATTAGCTACAGAGATGGGTGCTATGCAAGAGCGTATTACATCAACTAAAACAGGTTCTATTACATCTGTACAAGCGGTATACGTACCTGCAGATGATTTAACTGACCCTGCTCCTGCTACAACCTTTGCTCACTTAGATGCAACAACTGTATTGTCTCGTAAAATTGCTGAGCTAGGTATTTACCCAGCGGTAGATCCATTAGATTCTACTTCAAGAATTTTAACAGCAGATATTTTAGGAAAAGAACATTACGAATGTGCACAACGTGTTAAGGAGTTGTTACAACGTTACAAAGAATTACAAGATATTATTGCTATTCTAGGTATGGAAGAATTATCTGAAGAAGATAAATTAGCCGTTGGTAGAGCAAGACGTGTACAACGTTTCTTATCTCAACCATTCCACGTTGCAGAACAATTTACAGGTATTCCAGGAGTTTTAGTAGATATTAAAGAAACTATTAAAGGTTTTAATATGATTATGTCTGGTGATTTAGATCACTTACCAGAAGCAGCATTTAACCTTAAAGGTTCTATTGAAGAAGCTATAGAAACTGGAGATAGAATGTTAGCGGAAGCATAA
- a CDS encoding LexA family protein, translated as MMLHKTQNLTFFTPEIVLDSGAVFVDSGISAGFPSPADDFKEERLSLDAELVRNKEATFFARVSGQSMIGAGLDDNDLLVIDRSLSATHNKIAVCFLDGEFTVKRLKVDGDEIWLLPENPNYSPIQVTDANDFVIWGIVTNVIKRV; from the coding sequence ATGATGTTACATAAAACTCAAAATTTAACCTTTTTCACACCAGAGATTGTTCTAGACTCTGGAGCCGTTTTTGTGGATTCAGGAATTTCAGCTGGATTTCCATCACCAGCAGACGATTTTAAAGAAGAACGTTTATCCTTAGATGCTGAGTTGGTACGAAATAAGGAGGCTACTTTCTTTGCACGTGTTAGCGGACAATCTATGATAGGTGCAGGGCTAGATGATAACGATTTGTTGGTAATAGATAGAAGTTTATCTGCAACGCATAATAAAATTGCTGTATGTTTCTTAGATGGAGAATTTACGGTAAAACGATTAAAGGTTGATGGCGATGAAATTTGGCTGCTACCTGAAAATCCAAATTATAGCCCAATACAGGTTACAGATGCAAACGATTTTGTGATTTGGGGCATTGTGACCAATGTTATTAAAAGAGTGTGA
- a CDS encoding FoF1 ATP synthase subunit delta/epsilon: MYLEIVSPEATLFSSEVDAVTVPGADGEFEMLNHHAAIVSLLTAGTIKIKVHSQPHLEYNALHPEVTPHVSDNKTLTLNIKSGTLEAKDNKIIILAD; this comes from the coding sequence ATGTATTTAGAAATTGTATCGCCAGAGGCCACTTTATTTAGTTCGGAAGTAGATGCCGTTACTGTACCTGGTGCCGATGGAGAGTTTGAAATGCTTAATCATCATGCGGCTATAGTATCACTTTTAACAGCTGGAACTATAAAAATTAAAGTACATAGTCAGCCACATTTAGAGTACAACGCATTACATCCAGAAGTTACTCCACATGTATCAGACAATAAAACATTAACGCTTAATATTAAGTCTGGAACTTTAGAAGCTAAAGACAATAAAATTATAATCTTAGCCGATTAA
- a CDS encoding acyltransferase family protein, translating to MKQRIESVDLLRGITIAAMILVNTPGDWGNVYAPLLHADWHGLTPTDLIFPFFLFIVGISIYYAYKNKTASVDVYKKVAVRSLKLIGLGLFLKLFTPIPPFFEALETIRIPGVLQRIGIVFFVTAWLYLNCNWKTLIGISITVLLGYWMFLGFVPFPDGTLPTFDRAPNNWSNYIDLKVLGKHMWKPDYDPEGILGTFPAIVTSILGVLVGKFLDSETTYKAIKLVAMGLVGVLLGYLWDLVFPINKALWSSSFVLVTAGMGTMILGLIYYIVDVKGWHFGALFKYAGMNAITVYFLSSLISKIFYKIPVGVGKNIHSWLYQTLFVHDALAANFSSLLYALTVVLCYLGLGYYLYRKNIFIKV from the coding sequence ATGAAACAACGTATTGAATCTGTAGACCTACTTCGCGGCATTACCATTGCCGCGATGATTTTAGTAAACACACCCGGAGATTGGGGTAATGTGTATGCGCCACTTTTACATGCCGATTGGCATGGGTTAACACCTACAGATTTAATTTTTCCATTCTTTTTATTTATTGTCGGAATTTCAATCTATTACGCCTATAAGAATAAAACGGCTTCTGTAGACGTTTATAAAAAAGTAGCTGTTCGAAGTTTAAAACTCATTGGTTTGGGGTTGTTTTTAAAATTATTTACTCCAATACCGCCATTTTTCGAAGCTTTAGAAACAATTAGAATTCCAGGTGTACTGCAACGCATAGGAATAGTATTTTTTGTTACAGCTTGGTTATATCTTAATTGTAATTGGAAAACTTTAATCGGAATTTCAATCACTGTTTTGCTAGGATATTGGATGTTTTTAGGATTTGTACCGTTTCCAGATGGTACCTTACCAACTTTTGACAGAGCTCCGAATAATTGGTCTAATTATATCGATTTAAAAGTTTTAGGAAAGCATATGTGGAAACCCGATTATGATCCTGAAGGTATTTTAGGAACATTTCCAGCAATTGTAACCAGTATTTTAGGTGTGCTAGTAGGGAAGTTTTTAGATTCGGAGACGACCTATAAAGCTATAAAACTTGTAGCAATGGGCTTGGTTGGTGTGCTTTTAGGATATTTATGGGATTTAGTTTTTCCTATAAACAAAGCACTCTGGAGCAGTAGTTTTGTTCTTGTTACTGCGGGTATGGGGACCATGATATTAGGACTAATTTATTATATAGTCGATGTTAAAGGTTGGCATTTTGGTGCACTCTTTAAATATGCGGGTATGAACGCAATTACAGTCTATTTTCTATCTAGCTTAATTAGTAAAATATTTTATAAAATTCCTGTAGGTGTGGGTAAAAACATACATTCTTGGTTGTATCAGACCTTATTCGTTCACGATGCGTTAGCTGCAAACTTTTCTTCATTATTGTATGCTTTAACTGTTGTTTTATGTTATTTAGGCTTGGGGTATTATTTATATAGAAAGAATATTTTTATTAAGGTTTAA
- a CDS encoding TonB-dependent receptor — MKNILSLLAVLVCSLTYSQTTFSGTVLDDNSQPLPGASIIIEGTTTGTVTNFDGNFNITTDRTPPFKVNASSVGFDPMVLEVTSSNQTLNFILKEGTVLDEVVISASRTPERIFESPVTIERFGQTEIKNTASADFYDGLENLKGVDINTNSLTFKSINTRGFASFSNTRFMQLVDGMDNSTPALNFPLGNLVGMTETDVLSVELLPGASSALYGANAFNGILFMRSKNPFDYSGISGYVKQGVTSQEAAGTNSYTDVGVRIAHKFSDVFAAKVNFGWLKGTDWAANNYTGKPGTGATRASADYDGYNVYGDEVATNIKAASGGLGIIPNMNVSRTGYYETDLTDYNAESLKADWGLYFRPWKDDFEISYVGKAGTGNTIYQGTNRYNIANFFQQQHKLEVKNDNFFVRGYIVADNAGDSYDMVFTGININRTWKSDQQWFGEYIQTYAAATLGGATDTQAHADARAAADQGRLIPGTSEFKAAFDKVTSEPDLTRGSQFKDASKYYHSDANYNFSHLTDWAEIQVGGSFRQYDLNSSGTIYTDSDGSIKYNEIGLYTQLQKKFLANEALKLTASLRYDKSELFDGFFSPRLSLGYTMGETDNHNIRGSVQSGFRNPTTQDLFIGLDSGRAILVGSAESNLDRDIRTYDVSASGQALGQPATVNVVGRAAYENAFSLNSVQNGAPVATNTDIVKPEQVLSFEIGYRGKIDGIIIDFSTYYNKYKDFISNETVLVPFYGTAGDNGLSLAAIQNGDYEAYQTYTNSAADVESYGASVQLSTKVFNSYDLSANYTFTKQEFDQAAYPDFRTNFNTPEHKVKASFGNVNLFTNFGFNVSWRWSDAYLWQSTFGDGDIPAYHTIDAQVNYRVPSLKSSFKLGATNLLGDEYYTAIGTGYIGSMYYVSWTINNL; from the coding sequence ATGAAAAACATCCTTTCTCTTCTGGCCGTACTTGTTTGTAGCTTAACCTACTCACAAACAACATTTTCCGGAACCGTATTAGATGACAACAGTCAACCGCTCCCTGGTGCTAGTATAATAATTGAAGGTACTACAACCGGAACCGTTACAAATTTCGACGGTAATTTTAACATTACTACAGATAGAACCCCACCTTTTAAAGTTAATGCAAGCAGTGTAGGATTCGACCCTATGGTACTTGAAGTCACTTCCTCCAATCAAACTTTAAATTTTATCCTTAAAGAAGGTACCGTTTTAGATGAAGTTGTTATTTCTGCATCACGTACACCAGAACGTATATTCGAATCACCTGTAACTATTGAACGTTTTGGACAGACAGAAATTAAAAATACAGCATCTGCCGATTTTTACGATGGATTAGAAAATTTAAAAGGTGTAGATATAAATACTAACAGTTTAACTTTTAAATCTATTAATACACGAGGTTTTGCATCTTTTTCTAATACACGATTTATGCAATTAGTAGACGGCATGGACAATTCTACACCCGCATTAAACTTCCCATTAGGGAATTTAGTTGGAATGACAGAAACAGATGTGTTAAGCGTAGAATTACTTCCTGGAGCTTCTTCTGCATTATATGGTGCCAATGCATTTAATGGTATTTTATTTATGCGAAGTAAAAATCCGTTCGATTACTCAGGAATTAGTGGTTACGTAAAACAAGGTGTAACTTCTCAAGAAGCCGCTGGAACAAATTCGTATACCGATGTTGGAGTTAGAATTGCTCATAAATTCAGCGATGTTTTTGCAGCCAAGGTTAATTTTGGCTGGCTAAAAGGTACAGATTGGGCTGCAAATAATTATACAGGTAAACCAGGAACAGGTGCAACTAGAGCATCTGCAGATTACGATGGTTACAACGTGTACGGAGACGAAGTTGCTACAAATATAAAAGCCGCATCTGGAGGACTAGGAATCATTCCAAACATGAATGTAAGTCGAACAGGATATTATGAAACAGATTTAACCGATTACAATGCCGAAAGCTTAAAGGCCGATTGGGGATTATATTTTAGACCATGGAAAGATGATTTCGAGATATCTTATGTTGGAAAAGCAGGAACGGGAAACACCATTTACCAAGGAACAAACCGATACAACATTGCAAATTTCTTTCAACAACAACATAAATTAGAAGTGAAAAACGATAATTTTTTTGTTAGAGGATATATCGTTGCAGATAATGCCGGAGACTCTTACGATATGGTTTTTACCGGAATTAACATTAACAGAACGTGGAAAAGCGACCAACAATGGTTTGGCGAATACATTCAAACCTATGCAGCTGCGACATTAGGCGGAGCAACAGATACACAAGCACATGCCGATGCAAGAGCCGCAGCAGATCAAGGTCGTTTAATTCCTGGAACAAGCGAATTTAAAGCCGCTTTCGATAAAGTGACTAGTGAACCAGATTTAACTAGAGGCTCTCAGTTTAAGGACGCCTCTAAATATTACCATTCAGATGCGAACTATAATTTTAGCCATTTAACAGATTGGGCAGAAATTCAAGTGGGTGGTTCTTTTAGACAATACGATTTAAATTCGTCTGGGACCATTTATACCGATAGCGATGGCTCTATTAAATATAACGAAATAGGATTATACACCCAACTTCAGAAAAAATTCTTAGCTAATGAAGCTTTAAAACTAACAGCGTCTTTACGTTACGATAAGTCTGAATTATTTGATGGTTTCTTCTCTCCAAGACTTTCTTTAGGATACACCATGGGAGAAACAGACAACCACAACATAAGAGGCTCTGTACAATCCGGATTTAGAAACCCAACAACACAAGATTTATTTATTGGCTTAGATTCAGGTCGAGCAATATTAGTCGGTTCTGCAGAAAGTAATTTAGATAGAGATATAAGAACTTACGATGTAAGTGCAAGCGGACAAGCTTTAGGACAACCTGCAACAGTTAATGTAGTAGGGAGAGCTGCTTACGAAAATGCTTTCAGCTTAAATTCTGTTCAAAATGGCGCTCCTGTTGCCACAAATACCGATATTGTAAAACCAGAACAAGTTTTATCTTTCGAAATTGGATATCGCGGAAAAATAGATGGTATTATTATCGATTTTAGCACCTATTACAACAAATACAAAGATTTTATTTCGAACGAAACAGTGCTTGTTCCTTTTTACGGAACTGCTGGAGACAATGGTTTATCGCTAGCAGCAATTCAAAACGGCGATTATGAGGCGTATCAAACCTATACAAACTCGGCGGCCGATGTCGAATCTTATGGTGCTTCTGTTCAACTGTCTACTAAAGTTTTTAATTCTTATGATTTATCTGCCAATTACACCTTTACAAAACAAGAATTCGATCAAGCGGCATACCCAGATTTCAGAACCAATTTTAATACACCAGAACACAAAGTAAAAGCAAGTTTCGGAAACGTTAATCTATTTACAAATTTCGGTTTTAATGTTTCTTGGCGCTGGAGTGATGCCTATTTATGGCAATCTACCTTTGGAGACGGAGACATTCCTGCATATCATACTATAGATGCGCAAGTAAACTACAGAGTTCCATCTTTAAAATCTTCATTTAAATTAGGAGCAACAAATCTATTAGGCGATGAATATTATACTGCCATTGGTACAGGTTACATCGGCTCTATGTATTATGTTTCTTGGACAATTAACAACCTATAA
- a CDS encoding Y-family DNA polymerase, translating into MYALVDCNNFYASCERVFNPDLRGKPIAILSNNDGCVIARSDEAKALQLPMGAPAFKYESFFKANKVQVFSSNYPLYGDMSTRVMRILEQFTPDVEVYSIDEAFLEFKGFKDFDFKSCGHDMRSRILKWTGIPTCVGIAPTKALSKVANKIARKFPEHTKGVFLIDSEASRIKALKWFKIEDVWGIGRRLARRLKLINCHTAFDFTQLSDAFIRKEFSIVEWRLKQDLLGYPTLSLEEPSPKKSIATTRSFERTFSDIDNIIERISTFATSCAEKLRKQKSSCHMIIVELSSDRHKKNEVREYGSKMITLPYPTDSSLLISTQAVAAVKQLFKPGVKYKRAGVVVTGLVPNDAFQLDLFASENPKHKPLMHVIDALNTKYKGHAIKLGNQDLQRTWKMKQERLSPKYTTNINDIIIVK; encoded by the coding sequence ATGTATGCTTTAGTCGATTGTAATAATTTTTATGCGTCTTGCGAGCGGGTTTTTAATCCGGATTTACGCGGAAAACCCATTGCTATTTTATCAAATAACGATGGTTGTGTTATTGCGCGTAGCGACGAGGCAAAAGCGTTGCAATTACCTATGGGTGCGCCCGCTTTTAAATATGAGTCTTTTTTTAAGGCAAATAAAGTTCAGGTATTTTCTTCTAATTATCCGTTATATGGAGATATGAGTACGCGTGTTATGCGTATACTAGAGCAATTTACTCCAGATGTTGAGGTATACAGTATAGATGAAGCTTTTTTAGAATTTAAAGGCTTTAAAGACTTCGATTTTAAGTCTTGTGGTCACGATATGCGTTCGCGCATTTTAAAATGGACAGGTATTCCTACTTGTGTAGGAATTGCTCCAACTAAAGCGCTCTCTAAAGTCGCTAATAAAATTGCACGTAAATTTCCAGAGCATACAAAAGGTGTCTTTTTAATTGATTCTGAAGCTTCTAGAATTAAAGCTTTAAAATGGTTTAAAATTGAAGATGTTTGGGGAATTGGCAGACGCTTAGCACGACGATTAAAACTAATAAATTGTCATACTGCTTTCGATTTTACTCAACTTTCCGATGCATTTATTAGAAAAGAATTTTCTATAGTAGAATGGCGTCTTAAACAAGATTTATTAGGATATCCTACATTGAGTTTAGAAGAACCGTCTCCTAAAAAATCTATTGCAACCACAAGAAGTTTCGAACGTACTTTTTCTGATATCGATAACATTATCGAACGTATTTCTACATTTGCTACTAGTTGTGCAGAGAAACTGCGGAAACAGAAAAGCAGTTGTCATATGATTATTGTAGAATTAAGTAGCGATCGACATAAAAAAAATGAAGTACGTGAATATGGTAGTAAAATGATTACCTTACCATATCCAACAGATTCGTCTTTGCTCATAAGCACGCAAGCTGTTGCTGCTGTAAAACAACTATTTAAACCAGGAGTAAAATATAAACGGGCTGGTGTTGTGGTTACAGGTTTAGTGCCTAACGATGCGTTTCAGTTAGATTTGTTTGCTTCAGAAAATCCGAAACATAAACCTTTAATGCATGTTATAGATGCTTTAAATACAAAGTATAAAGGCCATGCTATTAAATTAGGAAATCAAGATTTGCAACGCACATGGAAAATGAAACAAGAGCGCTTGTCTCCAAAATATACAACCAATATTAACGATATTATTATTGTAAAATGA
- the glmS gene encoding glutamine--fructose-6-phosphate transaminase (isomerizing) codes for MCGIVGYIGHREAYPIVINGLKRLEYRGYDSAGVAIYNGTELKICKTKGKVSDLEELINEKFDTSGSVAIGHTRWATHGVPNDVNSHPHYSNSGDLVIIHNGIIENYESIKKELITRGYTFESDTDTEVLVNLIEEVLKQEKNLKLGKAVQIALNQVVGAYAIAVFDKKKPNEIIAAKLGSPLAIGVGENEFFIASDASPFLEFTKNAIYLEDEELAIIRLGKEIKVRKIKDDSLVDPYIQELQLNIEQIEKGGYEHFMLKEIYEQPNAILDTFRGRLLANEGIIKMAGIEDNMKKFLNADRIIIVACGTSWHAGLVSEYIFEDLARIPVEVEYASEFRYRNPVITEKDIVIAISQSGETADTLAAIKLAKSKGAFVFGVCNVVGSSIARESDAGAYTHAGPEIGVASTKAFTTQITVLTLMALRLARAKGTMSSSDFRRHLIELELIPEKVKKALESDAYVETVADIYKDAKNCLYLGRGYNFPVALEGALKLKEISYIHAEGYPAAEMKHGPIALIDEQMPVIVIATKKGHYEKVVSNIQEIKSRKGKIIGIVTEGDESVRDLADHVIEVPDCSESLSPLLTTIPLQLLSYHIAVKLGKNVDQPRNLAKSVTVE; via the coding sequence ATGTGTGGAATAGTAGGATACATAGGTCATAGAGAAGCTTACCCAATAGTAATTAATGGACTTAAACGATTAGAATACCGTGGTTATGATAGTGCAGGTGTTGCAATTTATAACGGTACTGAGCTAAAAATATGTAAAACTAAAGGTAAAGTTTCTGATCTTGAAGAGCTCATCAATGAAAAGTTTGATACCAGTGGCTCTGTAGCTATTGGACATACACGTTGGGCAACTCATGGGGTTCCAAACGATGTAAACTCTCACCCTCACTACTCCAATTCTGGAGACTTAGTAATTATCCATAACGGAATTATTGAAAACTACGAGTCGATTAAAAAAGAATTAATCACTAGAGGTTATACTTTTGAATCGGATACAGATACAGAAGTATTAGTAAACCTGATTGAAGAAGTATTAAAACAAGAAAAGAACTTAAAACTTGGAAAAGCAGTACAAATTGCTCTTAATCAAGTTGTAGGTGCCTATGCAATCGCTGTTTTCGACAAAAAGAAACCTAACGAAATTATTGCTGCCAAATTAGGAAGCCCGTTAGCTATTGGAGTTGGAGAAAACGAGTTTTTTATTGCAAGTGATGCCTCTCCATTTTTAGAATTCACAAAAAACGCAATCTACCTAGAAGACGAAGAATTAGCAATTATTCGTTTAGGAAAAGAGATTAAAGTTAGAAAAATAAAAGATGACTCATTAGTCGATCCTTATATTCAAGAACTTCAATTAAATATTGAACAAATTGAAAAAGGTGGCTACGAGCACTTTATGTTGAAAGAAATTTACGAACAACCTAATGCGATATTAGACACCTTTAGAGGTCGTTTATTAGCAAATGAAGGTATAATTAAGATGGCCGGAATTGAGGACAATATGAAAAAATTCCTTAACGCCGATCGTATTATTATCGTCGCTTGTGGAACATCTTGGCATGCTGGACTGGTTTCAGAATATATATTCGAAGATTTAGCGCGCATACCTGTTGAAGTAGAATATGCTTCAGAATTTAGATACAGAAATCCTGTTATTACAGAAAAAGATATTGTAATTGCCATTTCACAATCTGGAGAAACAGCAGATACTTTAGCTGCTATTAAATTAGCGAAATCTAAAGGTGCATTTGTTTTTGGTGTATGTAATGTTGTAGGGTCATCTATAGCTAGAGAAAGTGATGCGGGAGCATATACTCATGCAGGTCCAGAAATAGGTGTTGCTTCTACTAAAGCATTTACAACTCAAATTACGGTCTTAACTTTAATGGCATTACGTTTAGCTCGAGCTAAAGGAACCATGTCAAGCTCAGATTTCCGTCGTCATTTAATTGAGTTAGAACTTATCCCTGAAAAAGTAAAAAAAGCATTAGAATCAGACGCTTACGTAGAAACGGTAGCCGACATTTATAAAGACGCTAAAAACTGTTTATATTTAGGAAGAGGTTACAACTTCCCTGTAGCTTTAGAAGGCGCTTTAAAATTGAAAGAAATTTCTTATATACATGCTGAAGGATATCCTGCAGCAGAAATGAAACACGGACCTATTGCTTTAATTGATGAGCAAATGCCAGTTATCGTGATTGCTACTAAAAAAGGACATTACGAAAAAGTAGTCAGCAATATTCAAGAAATTAAATCTAGAAAAGGAAAAATTATTGGAATTGTTACCGAAGGAGACGAAAGTGTAAGAGACCTTGCAGATCACGTTATCGAAGTGCCTGATTGTTCAGAATCTTTATCACCATTATTAACAACGATTCCACTGCAATTATTATCTTATCATATAGCTGTAAAACTAGGTAAAAACGTAGATCAACCTCGTAACCTAGCAAAATCTGTAACCGTAGAATAA
- a CDS encoding SGNH/GDSL hydrolase family protein, which produces MKVKYIWLAALSLTFAACNNDDDNAIDDNTVIYPELTAGTADFSNYVSIGNSLTSGYTDNSLFIAAQENSFPKMLSERFELAGGGTFTQPLTNDNYGGLAAAGTRLPGFNPRLVTTGGSPLSLESVIGPVTVTTDIVLNNPTGPFNNMGVPGAKSFHLLANGYGNIANLSAGLANPYFIRMTGSTPDVSMLELTMAQNPTFFSLWIGNNDILGYATSGGDGSNPITDGPTFDYVYSTLVNSLTSAGAKGVVANIPYVTSIAHFTTVPYNPLDPTNPSFGPLIPTLNTVYGALNQIFDAYGQSQRNIVFTETSANAVVIKDESLSDMSAEISGALLASPTFPAFLESMGLPAAAAPIVAPLLGSFYGQARQATEDDLFVLPSSAVIGTINQTMADALIAQGLSENIANQFSAEGITLPLEDKWVLIPSEQTEIKTATDQFNSTIKTIADQAGLAHVDANWVLQQVANPGGYGYGEFILNSNLVTGGAFSLDGVHPTSRGYALIANEFMKAIDATYESNFEASGNFTNLGDYPTNYSPLLQ; this is translated from the coding sequence ATGAAAGTAAAATATATTTGGTTAGCAGCCCTTTCCCTTACATTTGCTGCTTGTAATAACGACGATGACAACGCTATAGATGATAATACTGTTATATATCCTGAGTTAACTGCAGGAACTGCCGATTTTTCAAATTATGTATCTATAGGAAACTCCTTAACTTCTGGATATACCGATAACTCTTTATTTATTGCTGCACAGGAAAATTCATTCCCCAAAATGCTCTCAGAAAGATTTGAGTTAGCAGGTGGTGGGACATTTACACAACCTTTAACTAACGATAATTATGGTGGATTAGCCGCTGCAGGAACACGCCTTCCTGGGTTTAATCCAAGATTAGTAACCACTGGAGGTTCTCCGCTATCATTAGAATCTGTTATTGGTCCAGTTACAGTAACTACAGATATTGTATTGAACAACCCTACAGGTCCTTTTAACAACATGGGCGTTCCTGGCGCTAAAAGTTTTCACCTCCTAGCTAATGGTTACGGAAATATTGCAAACCTTTCTGCAGGACTAGCAAATCCTTATTTTATTAGAATGACAGGTAGCACACCGGATGTATCTATGTTAGAACTAACCATGGCACAAAACCCGACCTTCTTTTCACTTTGGATTGGTAATAACGATATTTTAGGCTATGCTACTAGTGGCGGAGATGGATCAAACCCTATTACAGATGGCCCAACCTTCGATTATGTATACTCTACTTTAGTTAACTCATTAACATCTGCAGGAGCAAAAGGCGTTGTAGCCAACATACCGTATGTAACAAGCATTGCACATTTTACAACCGTACCATACAATCCTTTAGACCCTACAAACCCTTCATTCGGACCATTAATTCCAACACTTAACACTGTGTATGGTGCTTTAAACCAAATATTCGATGCGTACGGACAATCGCAACGTAATATTGTATTTACAGAAACTAGTGCAAATGCTGTTGTAATTAAAGATGAAAGTTTAAGCGATATGTCTGCTGAAATTTCAGGAGCCTTATTAGCAAGTCCAACATTTCCTGCATTTTTAGAATCTATGGGTTTACCAGCAGCTGCCGCTCCTATTGTAGCACCTTTACTAGGCTCCTTTTATGGACAAGCAAGACAAGCAACCGAAGACGATTTATTTGTATTGCCTAGTAGTGCCGTTATTGGAACTATAAATCAAACTATGGCAGATGCATTAATAGCTCAAGGATTATCAGAAAATATAGCGAATCAATTTTCGGCTGAAGGTATAACTCTTCCGTTAGAAGATAAATGGGTTTTAATTCCTTCTGAACAGACTGAAATAAAAACAGCTACAGATCAATTTAACAGTACAATTAAAACTATAGCAGACCAAGCAGGTTTAGCACATGTAGATGCAAATTGGGTGTTACAACAAGTTGCAAATCCAGGAGGTTATGGTTATGGAGAATTTATATTGAACTCGAATTTAGTAACGGGTGGTGCGTTTTCATTAGATGGAGTACATCCTACATCTAGAGGATATGCCTTAATTGCAAATGAATTTATGAAAGCAATTGACGCTACTTACGAATCGAATTTTGAGGCTTCAGGAAACTTTACGAACCTTGGAGATTACCCAACAAACTATTCTCCTTTACTTCAATAA